The window AACCAGCTGCCGCTTCAAACATGCGCTCTCTGCTTGGCCCCTCGTCAACAGACGTAATTCGCAATTTTGCGGTGTCAAAAGAGATCTCTTCTGGCAGTAAGCTCCTGATGTTAACATTCAGAGCGCAGCCATCTTGGTTATCCTCATACTCTGGGCATCCGCTAATCTCCACGTCGGTGAAGAAGCTCTCAAAGGGAACCTTGACTTCCTTGGATAACGATTTGGCCAGTTTTGTAAGCTTTTCTACTATACCAGTGACTGGCCACGCATCAGGATAACCCTTATCTTTTGGGAAACTAAGGAAGCCGGATTTTTTCTGTAGTCGCTCTTTCTCCGCAGAACAGTATTTAGTCAAGAGTTTCAAGGCCACGCCAACATGCTCGCCTTTTGGATTCACCTCATCCAAGCACTGGCAGTACATAATAAGCATTGACAGCTCAAGCAAGCTCCAGCCGCTTTCTCCGAAAAAAGGTGTagtgagagagaaataagACGAAGCGGCCTTGTAGTCTTTCAAATGAACTTTCAACACTGCCAAATCTGCCATGCTTGAGTGAACTGCATGATCATGGTTGGCCACGGTATAGTGGCGCATGGCTTTATCTGTAAGGATCTCAAACAGCCGGTAGAAATCATCCTTGTTGTCGACTGCAGTCCGCAGCACCGTATTGTCAATACCAGACATCAGCGGAAAGTAGGCGCCCTTTGATGAAGAAGTGGCTTCGGATTCACCATCATGGGTATCTTCATCCAAATTGACATCTTCCATGTCATCAATGCCAATTCCCCTGACCAAAGGAGCTTCATTCCAACCATCACTCCAGCTCCGTTTCTTGCCGAGACTCGAGAGGATGCTTCTAGACAGCAAGTATAACTCAGCTCGTCGAGCAGCCAAATCCTCCAAGCCGGTTTTAAGAAAACCATTCGGGCCCTTTGCATCGCCTCCGGCAGGTAACTGTCTACCAGGCCCTGGAAAGAAACCTGGGCTGAGTGGAGGTGGTGGTATCCCTGACCTTGGAGAGAGCGACGAATTCCGGGCTGGATGTATCATCGTCTTTGGTTCTGGGATAGAAGATTTTGGCTCGAGTCCATCTCCATAAGACAGCGAAGATGGCGGGATTGGAAGTGCTTTTGTAGAGGTCTGGGCAAGGATTTGCTGAGCGACAGAAAAGGCAAACGAAGCCACCATGTTATCTATCGTCTCTTCCGCTTGGGGGCTCAACTTTGGTGCTTTCTTGCTCGGCGTTTTGTTGGCTGTCAATCCCACAATGATATCTTGTCGCAATATCTGCGAAACTGAGGGAATAAACTGCAACGTCCTCTGGCATATGTCCGCAAAAGTTATGAGATTCTCCGGTTCGTCTTTTTGAtttggcggcggcattgCTAGTGGTGCCTCGCCATAGAGAATATCCTTTTGTTGGGTTTTAAGCATCGCAATTAGTTCCTCCTTGGATGACAGCGCATTTCCCAGTCTCAGAAGCAAGGCAATCTGGCGAGAAAAGATGTAACATCTAAAATCGAAGACGGATACCTTGTTCGCAAGAATCATGTCTCGATATGCCTTTGTTGTGGAACTGATGGCAATCTCTCCAAACCGCGGTCCTGCCGCGTTCGACTCGGTATCACCGCCTTCTTCGTCGCTACTATCCTTCGTAGCAGTTTCCAATGCTCGCTCTGCAATATCCCTGAGCTCTTCCGTAAAAGCCGCCATCTCACCACCGTGTTTCTCCGGCGAGCCTGTCTCAAGCTGCTCATGTATAACAGTATCCAGCCCAACGTTGAGTTCATCATACCCTACTAACGCATCTTCGACAAGACCAACGCTCTCAAAGCCTCTCGCCAGTCCTTCCTTGAGAATGAAGAATGTGCAAAAGTTCCAGCCGGGAAGAGTTCGTTGAGCATCCTTTTCCCGAATATCTTCCTCGTACTGGGTCACTCGCATGTCGAAGGAGGTCAGAATTTGACTTTTGATTTTCCCTATTAAATCATTCCAGGCATTTTCGGCATCCTGCTCCGTTTCAGTGTAGCCTGATGGCACTGCTGGAACCACTCTAGGTAAAAGGTCATATGGCACATCATTAATACCGATTCTAATCTGCGTAACGCGATCTGGAGCGCCCTTGTTTGTTGTGTTGAAATCGGATCGGAGCTTCTCTAATAGGGGAGTTGTCCCTGTCCGCCATCTCGATGTAGTAATCTTCTCCGTGCTGTCCGTTTTCCCACTACTTCTGGGCTGAGTCGACGCTGCGGTATTAGGGATGACAACATGAACAATAAGCCACTCGAACGCATCATGGTTCTCTTGGCCACTCCCTTTCTTCGAAGAAGTCGCAGGCGAAGTATGGTTCTTGATCCATTCTCGGACCTCGGCTCGCACCGAATTCTTGTAAGAGTCGTTGTCGTCGCATCGAACTAGCAGTAGCTTGAGGTATGGCGTTCGGCGAAGTCCTGGAATCTGATGTCGTCGTAGATTGCCGCTTGCTTTTGAGCGAAGAGATGGCGGAGCTCTGCCCGAGTCCGTAGAGACACTAACGCTACGTGACCGCAGGACATCCTCACCTCTCGAGACACTGCCAGACCGTCGCGCTTTGGGGGATAACGTGGCTTCCGGGATTTCAAGGCTTCCTCGAACCAGCTCAACGTGCAGCGTATCGATTGATCGAAGCGGTCCGGAGTGAGACTGCCAATGCAGGTTATGAAGGGGCAGGCGGGGGACTAGCCCTGGGGCCAGGAGCTTGTAAACATCGTGGGGATCGAAGTACTCGACTGCGTGTATTATAGAGCAATGCAGTTAGTTGACCGTGAGATTCagagctcttcttcgcaaATGCTCGTCTCACCTGTTACCGTTGAAGTCGAGGTCTGCTGTTCCATGGCAACCGGGTCGTCTCTGTCCTTCGCATTGTCGACCGCCTGAGGTGCGGGATGTCAATGCGACAGCGGTGCTGGCCGCAATGGTCGAGGTGCATCGACGACAAGGATGACCCCTGGACCTCCGCAGCTACCAATAGCAGCTCTGGAGCTTCATCTAAGCGGAATTTGTGTTACTCCGGATGGCGGGCGGTGAAGCAGCGACACCACAGAGCGCAACAAGGCGTATATCCGACTGGAATTTGAAGaaggcttcttctttctgtaAAACGCTACATACCTAGGTAATAGTTGATATCAAATTTTCTTTGTGCAATTTTCTAGAATATTTCCAaacagaataaaaaaaaatttacatACCAGAAAAATGGTACTATAAGAGGTGCTCAGCACGCAAGCCATCCAGCAGCAAACGTGGCGGCTCTAAGGCATGTTAGTGGGCAAGGAGGGGTGTGGCAGAATTCGAATTCTTGGAGGGGCATGACACATTTGCGCCAGACACTTTTCAtgtgaaaagggaaaaaaaaaaaactgaggCGCAAGTCCGACAGAACATCTTTCACCAGGAAAACAAATCCAATCATTGCACAATTTCACAATGTCGGCCCTGGAAGCTGTAAAGTACCAGCGAGGCAAGCTGGAGGTCCTCGACCAGCTTCGCCTGCCCCACGAATTCCATTATGATCCCGTCTCGACTCGACAAGAGGCCTTTGACAGCATCGCGACTATGCGAGTCCGAGGCGCCCCAGCCATTGCCATCGTAGCCAGCTTGGGCCTCGCTGTTGAGCTACACAACAACCCCATTGCGGCCACTTCAGACGCTGAGCTCATTACGCGCATTGATGAGGCATTGGATTACTTAAAAGAAAGCCGACCAACAGCCGTCGATCTGTCCAACGCCATTGCCCAGCTGAAGGCAATCATCCGAACCGCCGAAGGAAAGGGACAAAGCGCCATTATCGAGGCATTCATcgaagaggcagagagaatATTCAAGAAGGATCTCCAGAACAACCTCTCAATAGGAGACTTTGGCACTCAGTGGCTACAGTCCCAAGCTAGCGCTTCGACGGAGCAAAAGATTTCCGTGGTGACACACTGCAACACTGGTGCGCTCGCCACCTCAGGCCACGGAACAGCCCTTGGAATCATCCGCACGCTCCACTACAAGGGATTTCTCAAACATGCCTTTTGCACCGAAACTCGACCTTACAACCAGGGTAGCCGTCTGACAGCATTCGAGCTGGTCCACGAGGGCATTCCCAGCACACTCATCACAGATTCCATGGCCGCTGCTCTCTTCCGAACCAAGAAGGCGGAAAACAACATTGCCGCTGTTATCGTAGGAGCTGACCGCGTTGTCCGCAACGGTGACACCGCAAACAAAATCGGCACCTATCAGTTGGCTGTTCTAGCCAA is drawn from Trichoderma asperellum chromosome 4, complete sequence and contains these coding sequences:
- the MRI1 gene encoding S-methyl-5-thioribose-1-phosphate isomerase; protein product: MSALEAVKYQRGKLEVLDQLRLPHEFHYDPVSTRQEAFDSIATMRVRGAPAIAIVASLGLAVELHNNPIAATSDAELITRIDEALDYLKESRPTAVDLSNAIAQLKAIIRTAEGKGQSAIIEAFIEEAERIFKKDLQNNLSIGDFGTQWLQSQASASTEQKISVVTHCNTGALATSGHGTALGIIRTLHYKGFLKHAFCTETRPYNQGSRLTAFELVHEGIPSTLITDSMAAALFRTKKAENNIAAVIVGADRVVRNGDTANKIGTYQLAVLAKHHGIKFIVAAPTTSIDLETKTGDGIKIEERKKEELTQITGAVVGSDGQVDRENKVRVATADQRIDVWNPAFDVTPAEFIDVVVTEKGAVEKGPDGTFDFSKILPERWAKVAN
- a CDS encoding uncharacterized protein (BUSCO:EOG092D0KG3), with translation MEQQTSTSTVTVEYFDPHDVYKLLAPGLVPRLPLHNLHWQSHSGPLRSIDTLHVELVRGSLEIPEATLSPKARRSGSVSRGEDVLRSRSVSVSTDSGRAPPSLRSKASGNLRRHQIPGLRRTPYLKLLLVRCDDNDSYKNSVRAEVREWIKNHTSPATSSKKGSGQENHDAFEWLIVHVVIPNTAASTQPRSSGKTDSTEKITTSRWRTGTTPLLEKLRSDFNTTNKGAPDRVTQIRIGINDVPYDLLPRVVPAVPSGYTETEQDAENAWNDLIGKIKSQILTSFDMRVTQYEEDIREKDAQRTLPGWNFCTFFILKEGLARGFESVGLVEDALVGYDELNVGLDTVIHEQLETGSPEKHGGEMAAFTEELRDIAERALETATKDSSDEEGGDTESNAAGPRFGEIAISSTTKAYRDMILANKVSVFDFRCYIFSRQIALLLRLGNALSSKEELIAMLKTQQKDILYGEAPLAMPPPNQKDEPENLITFADICQRTLQFIPSVSQILRQDIIVGLTANKTPSKKAPKLSPQAEETIDNMVASFAFSVAQQILAQTSTKALPIPPSSLSYGDGLEPKSSIPEPKTMIHPARNSSLSPRSGIPPPPLSPGFFPGPGRQLPAGGDAKGPNGFLKTGLEDLAARRAELYLLSRSILSSLGKKRSWSDGWNEAPLVRGIGIDDMEDVNLDEDTHDGESEATSSSKGAYFPLMSGIDNTVLRTAVDNKDDFYRLFEILTDKAMRHYTVANHDHAVHSSMADLAVLKVHLKDYKAASSYFSLTTPFFGESGWSLLELSMLIMYCQCLDEVNPKGEHVGVALKLLTKYCSAEKERLQKKSGFLSFPKDKGYPDAWPVTGIVEKLTKLAKSLSKEVKVPFESFFTDVEISGCPEYEDNQDGCALNVNIRSLLPEEISFDTAKLRITSVDEGPSRERMFEAAAGSTITLKPGKNRIRVDCKSVAAGRYKIDRIVLSSTNIMLHFERDVNASTSSATDILKNSDVMLFQRSSTFDVLMSATKQTSLDKNNSIDLAIHTGWNSIKNCEIRVKPATGGLRFLTTEATILDSGVDFAKPPEAGVFCFDAIAANSVVIVRFPYSVEQDVADVLAKIEATYVTEADDTFRLAKSLSVPVALAVGVNVQDVFKHQALFSRFNISTASVSPLRLYSSELLSSDLFESTSGVPPANPVLIFPKQPASLLFKVKRKEGAKPNNKGGRTMYLKLDYSLLEVEMEELMRLSLMTAFEGSPLAQYSKLVISTVWGEFKSKLLPRDFEQATIKGEMTTESLKAVAWEKHFAGIGGAPGASEHAAEQLSIFVRTWQKDNSRLVIAASGTVDQSSILIPVEIPALPVLHTADIHLQSLIPSPVPSNTSGGLPTVCTNQMLPATLHLKWTRIWDNDSSVRDDQEFSYEVTAPADTWLLGGRRKGHFVIPGPSASSPAETMTSTPETEAEIPLIMIPLREGWLPYPLIEIREVVNADGDSGGGQATMAQGCEVDLRNLGETVRVVGDRSGMTVSLDASGPGGGPLVFESERLAGFKGKIVE